A single region of the Microlunatus panaciterrae genome encodes:
- a CDS encoding glutamyl-tRNA reductase, whose amino-acid sequence MSILVVSVSHKTASMEMLAQVAMDTAGTAKLTDDLIRSEHVDEVVVLSTCNRTEIYSSVSRFHGGLDDVIASFAAFTGIDVEDLRSRCAVYFDEGAVAHTFGVAAGLDSMVVGESQILGQVRAALTHSQQLGTVGTVLNSLFQQGIRVGKRIHTETAIGSSGRSLVTAALDLLTHDHGPLAGRRVVVVGAGSMASLAARCAAAEGAAVTCVNRTLVKAQRLAGAIGGRALPMTQLSSALAEADVVVACTGARDVILTPGLMAGTSAAAVIDLALPADADPRIAELGISVINLERLLDAEYDSATAAEVAAARELLRTEVTDFLGLRRAAQVAPTVIALRSMASEVVAAEMARLDARLPGLGDREREEFHRSVRRVVDKLLHQPTVRVQEFAADPEAVDYAAALRELFALDPQAVAAVMSPEVRA is encoded by the coding sequence GTGAGCATTCTCGTGGTCAGCGTCTCGCACAAGACCGCCTCGATGGAGATGCTCGCCCAGGTCGCCATGGACACGGCGGGCACGGCCAAGCTGACCGACGACCTGATCAGGTCCGAGCATGTCGACGAGGTCGTGGTCCTCTCCACCTGCAACCGGACCGAGATCTACAGCAGCGTCTCGCGGTTCCACGGCGGCCTGGACGATGTCATCGCCTCGTTCGCCGCCTTCACCGGCATCGACGTCGAGGACCTGCGCAGCCGCTGCGCGGTCTACTTCGACGAGGGAGCGGTGGCGCACACCTTCGGCGTCGCGGCCGGGCTGGACTCGATGGTGGTCGGTGAGAGCCAGATCCTCGGCCAGGTCAGAGCAGCGCTGACCCACAGCCAACAGCTCGGCACCGTCGGCACCGTGCTCAACTCCCTGTTCCAGCAGGGGATCCGGGTGGGCAAGCGGATCCACACCGAGACGGCGATCGGGTCCTCCGGCCGTTCCCTGGTCACTGCCGCGCTCGACCTGCTCACCCACGACCATGGTCCACTGGCCGGTCGTCGCGTGGTGGTGGTCGGTGCGGGGTCGATGGCCAGCCTGGCCGCCCGCTGCGCCGCGGCCGAGGGCGCCGCGGTGACCTGCGTCAACCGGACCCTGGTCAAGGCACAGCGGTTGGCCGGGGCGATCGGCGGCCGGGCGCTGCCGATGACCCAGCTGTCGAGCGCGCTCGCCGAGGCCGACGTTGTGGTCGCCTGCACCGGCGCCCGCGATGTGATCCTTACCCCCGGCCTGATGGCCGGCACCTCGGCCGCGGCCGTCATCGACCTGGCGTTGCCGGCGGACGCCGACCCGCGGATCGCCGAGCTCGGCATCTCGGTGATCAACCTGGAGCGGCTGCTGGACGCCGAGTACGACTCCGCGACCGCGGCAGAGGTCGCGGCGGCCCGGGAGCTGCTCCGCACCGAGGTCACCGACTTCCTCGGCCTGCGTCGGGCGGCCCAGGTCGCCCCCACCGTCATCGCACTGCGGTCGATGGCCTCCGAGGTCGTCGCTGCCGAGATGGCGAGGCTGGACGCTCGGCTGCCCGGGCTGGGGGATCGGGAGCGCGAGGAGTTCCACCGTTCCGTCCGGCGGGTGGTGGACAAGCTGCTGCACCAGCCCACGGTGCGGGTGCAGGAGTTCGCCGCCGACCCGGAGGCGGTCGACTACGCGGCCGCGCTCCGTGAGCTGTTCGCGCTGGACCCGCAGGCGGTGGCAGCGGTGATGTCACCCGAGGTCAGGGCCTGA
- a CDS encoding redox-sensing transcriptional repressor Rex — protein MTRIAPTTTKGIPEATIARLPVYLRALASLADQGIATISSGALAEAAGVNSAQLRKDLSYLGSYGTRGVGYNVEYLRFQIGREVGSAHEWPVIIVGLGNLGTALANYSGFSSRGFRVVALVDSAPEQVGRWIHGLTVSALDDLEQVVASTGAAIAVIATPPGAAQAVCDRLVGLGVTSILNFAATVLVVPEGVNVRKVDLGQELQILAYHEQRKSDDPRVFDGAYAAEVTPA, from the coding sequence GTGACCCGGATCGCGCCGACGACCACCAAGGGCATTCCTGAGGCAACCATTGCCCGGCTGCCGGTGTATCTCCGCGCTCTGGCCAGCCTCGCCGACCAGGGGATCGCGACGATCAGCAGCGGAGCCCTGGCCGAGGCCGCCGGCGTCAACTCGGCCCAGCTGCGCAAGGACCTCTCCTATCTCGGCTCGTACGGGACCCGGGGCGTCGGCTACAACGTCGAGTACCTGCGGTTCCAGATCGGTCGCGAGGTCGGCTCCGCGCACGAATGGCCGGTCATCATCGTCGGGCTCGGCAACTTGGGCACCGCCCTGGCCAACTACTCCGGCTTCTCGTCCCGTGGCTTCCGGGTCGTCGCTCTGGTCGACTCGGCCCCGGAGCAGGTCGGCCGCTGGATCCACGGTCTGACGGTCTCGGCGCTCGACGACCTGGAGCAGGTGGTCGCGTCAACCGGCGCCGCGATCGCTGTCATCGCCACCCCGCCAGGGGCGGCCCAGGCGGTCTGTGACCGGCTGGTCGGCCTCGGCGTCACCAGCATCCTGAACTTTGCCGCGACCGTGCTGGTCGTGCCGGAAGGAGTCAATGTGCGCAAGGTGGATCTCGGGCAGGAACTGCAGATCCTCGCCTACCACGAGCAGCGCAAGAGCGACGACCCGCGGGTCTTCGACGGGGCGTACGCGGCCGAGGTGACTCCGGCGTGA
- a CDS encoding L-rhamnose mutarotase translates to MQRMAQIIGLKAEEIERYKEVHAAVWPEVLATIARCNIRNYSIFLREPENLLFAYFEYHGDDYAADSAVMAADPKTQEWWKITDPMQQPLSTSPEGEWWAPAAEVFHVD, encoded by the coding sequence ATGCAGCGGATGGCGCAGATCATCGGACTCAAGGCCGAGGAGATCGAGCGGTACAAGGAGGTCCACGCGGCCGTCTGGCCCGAGGTGCTGGCCACCATTGCACGCTGCAACATCCGGAACTACTCGATCTTCCTGCGAGAGCCGGAGAACCTGCTGTTCGCGTACTTCGAGTACCACGGCGACGACTATGCCGCCGACAGTGCGGTAATGGCGGCCGACCCGAAGACGCAGGAGTGGTGGAAGATCACCGACCCGATGCAGCAGCCCCTGTCAACCTCACCCGAGGGCGAATGGTGGGCGCCGGCCGCCGAGGTCTTCCACGTCGACTGA
- a CDS encoding glutaredoxin family protein, translating to MTESADRRPRVLVLTRPGCHLCEDAVAIISAICAETGDRWDEQDITGDAELTRRYTDQVPVTFVDGAQHDYWRVDPARLRAALTR from the coding sequence ATGACTGAGTCGGCGGACCGTCGGCCCCGGGTGCTGGTGCTGACCCGGCCGGGATGCCATCTGTGCGAGGACGCCGTCGCGATCATCTCGGCCATCTGCGCCGAGACCGGCGACCGGTGGGATGAGCAGGACATCACCGGCGATGCCGAGCTGACCCGCCGCTACACCGACCAGGTCCCGGTCACCTTCGTCGACGGGGCTCAGCACGACTACTGGCGGGTCGACCCCGCCCGGCTGAGGGCGGCCCTGACGCGCTGA
- a CDS encoding class I adenylate-forming enzyme family protein, producing MERGAVGASESVPDFTNVAQLVGWNAELRPAETALVDLTAGRRVLTWAELDRRVSAVAAGLAARGLVASHRVAVCGPNSLEYVVAYFAALRAGFVVVPINPEAGLDEKVRMIADSGARLLFGSVDHELPEVRRVALTEQGLAELEVRPGDLVVSPQDREALAVLLYTAGTSGEPKGAMLTHRALLAHVHQIGRLQVVSSSDRVLALLPLFHVFGLNAVLGVSVSAGATLVIMDASAGDVFAAIRDEQITNLPLAPSALYRMLQSDELVSPLGSVRTVVSGAAPLPAALAAEFQRRTGLKVEQGYGLTEAGPGVATTFGVELLGAGHVGRPLPGVEVRIGDGRDETEPGEIWIRGDNLFSGYWPDGQGGPGRDGWFATGDVGYRTGEDLFLVDRARELILVSGFNVYPAEVEGVIAAVPGVDSVAVVGQPVIGGGERVVAFVVGAGVTIEQLRDHCAQRLAPFKRPSEIRLVDELPRGATGKVRKGALRQLLAVPGADD from the coding sequence ATGGAGCGGGGTGCGGTCGGTGCTTCGGAGTCGGTGCCGGACTTCACCAACGTGGCCCAGCTGGTCGGCTGGAACGCCGAGCTGCGGCCGGCGGAGACCGCACTTGTTGACCTGACCGCAGGTCGCCGGGTGCTGACCTGGGCCGAGCTCGACCGACGCGTCAGCGCGGTGGCGGCCGGTCTGGCGGCGCGCGGTCTGGTCGCCTCGCATCGGGTCGCGGTGTGTGGACCGAACTCCCTCGAGTATGTCGTCGCCTACTTCGCTGCCCTCCGGGCCGGCTTCGTCGTCGTACCGATCAACCCCGAGGCCGGCCTCGACGAGAAGGTCCGGATGATCGCCGACAGCGGCGCCCGGCTGCTGTTCGGTTCGGTCGACCACGAGCTGCCTGAGGTGCGCAGGGTGGCCCTGACCGAGCAGGGGCTGGCCGAGCTGGAGGTCCGCCCGGGTGACCTGGTCGTCTCGCCGCAGGACCGCGAGGCGCTGGCCGTGCTGTTGTACACCGCAGGAACCTCCGGCGAGCCGAAGGGTGCGATGCTGACGCACCGCGCGCTGCTGGCCCACGTTCACCAGATCGGCCGGCTCCAGGTGGTGTCCAGCTCCGATCGGGTGCTCGCCTTGTTGCCGCTCTTCCACGTCTTCGGCCTGAACGCCGTCCTCGGCGTCTCCGTGTCCGCCGGGGCGACCCTGGTGATCATGGATGCGTCGGCCGGCGACGTCTTCGCGGCGATCCGGGACGAGCAGATCACCAACCTGCCGCTGGCGCCGTCCGCGCTGTACCGGATGCTGCAGTCCGATGAGCTGGTGAGCCCGCTCGGCAGCGTACGGACCGTCGTCAGCGGTGCCGCCCCGCTGCCGGCGGCGCTGGCGGCGGAGTTCCAGCGGCGGACGGGTCTCAAGGTCGAGCAGGGCTACGGTCTGACCGAGGCCGGGCCCGGGGTGGCGACGACCTTCGGTGTGGAGCTGTTGGGCGCCGGGCATGTCGGGCGGCCCCTGCCCGGCGTCGAGGTCCGGATCGGTGACGGTCGCGACGAGACCGAGCCGGGTGAGATCTGGATCCGGGGCGACAACCTTTTCTCGGGTTACTGGCCTGATGGCCAGGGTGGCCCCGGCCGGGACGGCTGGTTCGCGACCGGAGATGTGGGCTACCGGACCGGCGAGGACCTGTTCTTGGTCGACCGGGCCCGCGAGCTGATCCTGGTCTCTGGGTTCAACGTCTATCCCGCCGAGGTCGAAGGGGTCATCGCGGCCGTGCCGGGCGTCGACTCGGTCGCCGTCGTCGGCCAGCCGGTGATCGGTGGCGGTGAGCGGGTGGTGGCATTCGTCGTCGGTGCTGGGGTCACGATCGAGCAGCTGAGAGACCACTGTGCTCAACGACTCGCCCCGTTCAAGCGGCCGAGCGAGATCCGGCTGGTCGACGAGCTGCCCCGCGGGGCGACCGGGAAGGTCCGGAAGGGGGCGCTGCGGCAGCTGCTCGCGGTGCCAGGAGCCGATGACTGA
- a CDS encoding HAD family hydrolase, with the protein MSAPETEPRADGEPAAELAEELPEPDPLIRPDPQAAAFFDVDNTIVQGASLFHLAKGLYRRGFFPTRLIFKGLWLQVYFRMVGREKPEHIEDARNASLAFIKGHTVTELQDAGNEIYEESIASRIWPGTRAIAQSHLDVGQQVWLVTAAPVEVATIIAQRLGLTGALGTVAENVNGVYTGRLEGELLHGQAKADAVRALAHLHGLDLAHCFAYSDSFNDLPMLSQVGHPCAINPDSRLLEHAEELGWQIRDYRTGRRAVRLGLLGAGAFGASAGAVAAGLAVRRHLRH; encoded by the coding sequence ATGAGCGCCCCCGAGACCGAGCCTCGCGCCGACGGTGAGCCGGCGGCCGAGCTCGCTGAGGAGCTGCCCGAACCCGATCCGTTGATCCGCCCCGACCCCCAGGCGGCCGCGTTCTTCGATGTGGACAACACGATCGTCCAGGGTGCCTCCCTGTTCCACCTGGCCAAGGGTCTCTACCGACGCGGCTTCTTCCCGACCCGGCTCATCTTCAAAGGCCTGTGGCTTCAGGTCTACTTCCGGATGGTGGGCCGGGAGAAACCGGAGCACATCGAGGACGCCCGGAACGCCAGTCTGGCGTTCATCAAGGGTCACACCGTGACCGAGCTGCAGGACGCCGGCAACGAGATCTACGAGGAGTCCATCGCCAGCCGGATCTGGCCGGGCACCCGGGCGATCGCCCAGTCACACCTCGACGTCGGCCAGCAGGTGTGGCTGGTGACTGCGGCGCCGGTCGAGGTGGCGACCATCATCGCCCAACGACTGGGCCTGACCGGAGCGCTCGGCACCGTCGCCGAGAACGTGAACGGCGTCTACACAGGGCGGTTGGAGGGCGAGCTGCTGCACGGTCAGGCCAAGGCCGACGCCGTACGGGCGCTGGCCCACCTGCACGGTCTGGACCTTGCCCATTGCTTCGCCTACTCCGACTCGTTCAACGATCTGCCCATGCTCAGCCAGGTGGGGCACCCGTGCGCCATCAACCCCGACAGCAGGCTGCTGGAGCACGCCGAGGAGCTGGGCTGGCAGATCCGGGACTACCGGACGGGGCGCCGGGCGGTACGCCTCGGGCTGCTCGGCGCCGGCGCGTTCGGCGCCTCGGCGGGAGCCGTCGCCGCCGGCCTGGCCGTGCGTCGGCACCTGCGGCACTGA
- a CDS encoding 1-acyl-sn-glycerol-3-phosphate acyltransferase, translating to MPDPEIVQLGSRGPAGRGSRSAPSAAARGLAGPSRRPGRTPRAVEPANQPANGAAPAELVATDATAAKQAAARESAAARKTTDTKPPAKKAPTTKAPTTKAPTTKAPATKAPAKKTPGTKAPAKKAPAKKRPAEETEAEQPLPPGMTGPAGVEEPARQVSAADSVPIDHEPPPTWSEAGPQHDDQDYGPPRQFDLAMLVAEIARMASGVLEGARALPVEQVRQFAADPLRGVMALAESLGVDWEQSLDQAVEFARTRLSGDYAVDEFGFDPEFTEKIFLPMLRPLVQHWFRVEVRGMENVPTSGPALLVSNHAGTLPLDGMVLHTVIYDEIARHVRMLGADLIFKTPFSHDLARRTGTTLACQEDAERLLDAGQLVAVFPEGFKGLGKPYADRYKLQRFGRGGFVSAAVRAQVPIIPVSIVGSEEIFPLISGLPGLARALGLPYFPVTPLFPWLGVLGMIPLPSKWVIQFGDAIATDELPPGAAEDPMIVFNVTDQVRETIQHTLYALLMQRRSAFF from the coding sequence GTGCCTGACCCCGAGATCGTCCAGCTCGGCAGTCGCGGTCCAGCCGGTCGGGGCAGCAGGTCCGCGCCATCGGCCGCTGCGCGCGGGTTGGCCGGTCCTTCCCGCCGGCCCGGGCGGACGCCGCGTGCGGTCGAGCCGGCCAACCAGCCGGCCAATGGAGCCGCACCTGCTGAGCTGGTGGCAACGGACGCGACCGCGGCGAAGCAGGCCGCCGCCCGAGAGTCGGCGGCCGCAAGGAAGACAACCGACACGAAGCCGCCGGCGAAGAAAGCGCCCACCACGAAGGCGCCCACCACGAAGGCGCCCACCACGAAGGCGCCCGCCACGAAGGCGCCCGCCAAGAAGACACCCGGCACGAAGGCGCCGGCGAAGAAGGCGCCCGCGAAGAAGCGCCCGGCCGAGGAAACCGAGGCGGAGCAGCCGTTGCCTCCGGGGATGACCGGGCCGGCTGGCGTCGAGGAGCCCGCCCGCCAGGTCTCGGCTGCCGACAGCGTGCCCATCGACCACGAGCCCCCGCCGACCTGGTCCGAGGCCGGCCCGCAGCACGATGATCAAGATTACGGTCCCCCGAGGCAGTTCGATCTGGCCATGCTGGTGGCAGAGATCGCCCGGATGGCCTCAGGAGTGCTGGAGGGTGCCCGAGCGTTGCCGGTGGAGCAGGTCCGGCAGTTCGCAGCGGACCCGTTACGCGGGGTGATGGCGCTTGCTGAGTCACTCGGTGTCGACTGGGAGCAGTCGCTGGACCAGGCGGTCGAGTTCGCCCGCACGCGGCTGAGTGGTGACTACGCCGTCGACGAGTTCGGCTTCGATCCGGAGTTCACCGAGAAGATCTTCCTGCCGATGCTGCGTCCGCTGGTGCAGCACTGGTTCCGGGTCGAGGTTCGCGGCATGGAGAACGTGCCGACCAGTGGACCCGCACTGCTGGTGTCCAACCATGCCGGCACCCTCCCGTTGGACGGGATGGTGCTGCACACCGTGATCTATGACGAGATCGCCCGGCATGTCCGGATGCTCGGCGCCGACCTGATCTTCAAAACGCCGTTCTCCCATGATCTTGCCCGCCGGACCGGCACCACGCTGGCCTGTCAGGAGGACGCCGAGCGGCTGCTCGACGCGGGTCAGCTCGTCGCGGTCTTCCCGGAGGGGTTCAAGGGACTCGGCAAGCCGTACGCCGACCGCTACAAGCTGCAGCGGTTCGGTCGCGGCGGTTTCGTCTCGGCTGCGGTGCGCGCGCAGGTGCCGATCATCCCCGTCTCGATCGTGGGTTCGGAAGAGATCTTCCCCCTGATCTCCGGGCTGCCCGGTCTCGCCCGAGCTCTCGGGCTGCCCTATTTCCCGGTGACACCGCTGTTCCCCTGGTTGGGGGTGCTCGGGATGATTCCGCTGCCGTCCAAGTGGGTGATCCAGTTCGGCGACGCGATCGCCACCGACGAGCTGCCACCTGGAGCGGCCGAAGACCCGATGATCGTCTTCAATGTGACCGACCAGGTCCGCGAGACGATCCAGCACACTCTGTACGCGCTGCTGATGCAGCGCCGGAGTGCCTTCTTCTGA
- a CDS encoding NAD-dependent epimerase/dehydratase family protein, producing the protein MARVVLVTGVSRDLGARFARALAAVDGHEVIGVDVVPPRHDLGAASFVRADIRNPVISKVITGRGVDTVVHMAVVATPGSVGGRSSMKEINVIGTMQLLAACQKAESIRKLVVQSSVSVYGASPRDPVRFTEEMSARVQPRTGFGKDSVEIETYVRGLARRRPDVVVTTLRLANLMGAGVDSHVTRYLSLPVVPKVMGFDARLQFLHPSDAVTALLLATELDIPGTFNVGAPDIVTLSQALRMMGRPSVGVLHEIAPVAVGLFRQARLVDFSADQIDALTYGRAMDISRFTEATGFRPRYSSREALAEFVALAKPGVLAVERVDHALHLLARVLSPERGNSRA; encoded by the coding sequence ATGGCACGTGTTGTCCTGGTCACCGGGGTGTCACGTGACCTTGGGGCCCGTTTTGCGCGCGCCCTTGCCGCTGTAGACGGCCACGAGGTCATCGGTGTGGATGTGGTCCCGCCCCGTCACGATCTGGGTGCGGCCTCCTTTGTGCGCGCGGACATCCGCAATCCGGTGATCAGCAAGGTGATCACCGGGCGAGGGGTCGACACCGTCGTGCATATGGCGGTAGTGGCGACCCCGGGCAGTGTGGGTGGCCGGTCGTCGATGAAGGAGATCAACGTCATCGGCACCATGCAGCTGCTCGCCGCCTGTCAGAAGGCCGAGTCGATCCGCAAGCTCGTGGTGCAGAGCTCGGTCAGCGTCTACGGGGCGTCGCCGCGGGATCCGGTCCGGTTCACCGAGGAGATGTCGGCCCGGGTGCAGCCTCGGACGGGCTTCGGCAAGGACTCGGTGGAGATCGAGACCTATGTACGCGGGCTGGCCAGGCGTCGGCCCGACGTCGTCGTCACCACCCTTCGGCTGGCCAACCTGATGGGGGCCGGTGTGGACAGCCACGTGACCCGCTATCTGTCGCTGCCGGTCGTGCCGAAGGTGATGGGTTTCGACGCCCGGCTGCAGTTCCTGCACCCCAGTGATGCCGTCACCGCCTTGCTGTTGGCGACCGAGCTGGACATTCCCGGCACCTTCAACGTGGGTGCGCCCGACATCGTCACCCTGTCCCAGGCGCTGCGGATGATGGGCCGTCCGAGTGTCGGTGTGCTGCATGAGATCGCCCCGGTGGCGGTCGGACTGTTCCGCCAGGCGCGGCTGGTCGACTTCTCTGCCGACCAGATCGACGCCCTGACCTACGGCCGGGCGATGGACATCTCGCGGTTCACTGAGGCGACCGGCTTCAGGCCGAGGTATTCCTCCCGCGAGGCGCTGGCCGAGTTCGTAGCCTTGGCCAAGCCCGGCGTGCTGGCCGTTGAGCGCGTGGATCACGCTCTGCACCTGCTGGCCCGGGTGCTGTCGCCCGAACGAGGGAACTCCCGTGCCTGA
- a CDS encoding 30S ribosomal protein bS22 encodes MGSVIKKRRKRMAKKKHRKLLKRTRIQRRRAGK; translated from the coding sequence GTGGGTTCGGTCATCAAGAAGCGTCGCAAGCGGATGGCGAAGAAGAAGCACCGCAAGCTGCTGAAGCGCACGCGTATCCAGCGGCGCCGCGCGGGCAAGTAG
- a CDS encoding glycoside hydrolase family 2 TIM barrel-domain containing protein, giving the protein MTATSYVEDFTPGSGRRLPARSWLHSDAPRLSLNGDWRFKLWPSHKVADDAVAEPDFDDADWDLLPVPSHWVLKGDGAYGRPAYTNVQYPFPIDPPFVPDENPTGDHRRTFELPDWDTERVALRFDGVESVYRVWLNGTEIGIGKGSRLAQEFDVTDALRPGENVLVVRVHQWSSMSYLEDQDQWWLPGIFRDVTLVGRPAGGIDDVWVSAEFDHESGKGTITTEITAPDAAYPVTVTIPELQVEVSWSSAADVEPIIIDSVEPWSAESPRLYEAQLTSTGEQVTLRLGFRTVKINGDIFTVNGRRVVFHGMNRHETHPVRGRAFDEAHARADMILMKQHNVNAIRTSHYPPHPRVLDLADELGFWVIDECDLETHGFAYLDWVGNPSDDPRWESAYLDRIERTVERDKNHPSVIIWSLGNESGTGRNLAAMSQWVHGRDTGRPVHYEGDYTGAYTDVYSRMYSNLIETANIGGESGAVLNCGPAEGQRVRSKPFLLCEYAHAMGNGPGALSEYDALTETYPRLHGGFIWEWRDHGLLTHTEDGTEFYGYGGDFGEVVHDGNFVMDGMVLPDDTPTPGLAEFAQVSQPIRFGDLADDGTLQIRNRYHSVGSDHLRFVAVLEVDGDLVQESDLEVPPLAAGQTVAVSLPKAVLAAAEDGESWLSVRAELSDDSPWAPAGHVVARGQYELTPVQRPAVLAAPRVPNPAAPTTATLTLGAAGLEAAFDAVTGGLTRLGSMTVAGPRLELWRGPTDNDRGGSGGSYELGDPDLTDGQGMPGPTSEQRWRQRGLDRLVHRTKEVLVGDQALVVHTRVSAANSGRHVETSYRWFVHDGRLALRVDVAPSPGWDCTWPRVGVRFDLPTEVSQATWFGSGPNEAYADSRAAARVGRFQAGIDELSVRYSRPQETGHRPELRWLELGDGNKAVLRLSTTADRTGHRPGFTLSRHTPQQLDRAPHPHELPRNENVYLFIDDAQHGLGSRACGLDVLPEHALWPGARSFTVLFETP; this is encoded by the coding sequence ATGACCGCTACCTCCTATGTCGAAGACTTCACCCCCGGCTCAGGAAGGCGGCTACCGGCCCGCTCCTGGCTGCACTCCGACGCGCCGCGACTCAGTCTGAACGGCGACTGGCGGTTCAAGCTCTGGCCCTCACACAAGGTGGCCGATGACGCCGTCGCCGAACCCGACTTCGATGACGCCGACTGGGACCTGCTGCCGGTGCCATCGCACTGGGTGCTGAAGGGCGATGGTGCCTACGGTCGACCGGCGTACACCAACGTGCAGTACCCCTTCCCCATCGATCCGCCGTTCGTCCCCGACGAGAACCCGACCGGCGACCACCGACGGACCTTCGAGCTGCCGGACTGGGACACCGAACGCGTTGCGCTGCGTTTCGACGGCGTCGAGTCGGTCTACCGCGTCTGGCTGAACGGCACCGAGATCGGCATCGGCAAGGGCAGCCGGCTGGCTCAGGAGTTCGACGTCACCGACGCGCTCCGGCCCGGCGAGAACGTGCTCGTCGTCCGGGTGCACCAGTGGTCCTCGATGAGCTATCTCGAGGACCAGGACCAGTGGTGGCTGCCCGGCATCTTCCGTGATGTCACCCTGGTCGGCCGGCCCGCCGGCGGCATCGACGACGTCTGGGTGTCGGCCGAGTTTGATCATGAGAGCGGCAAGGGAACGATCACCACCGAGATCACGGCCCCGGATGCCGCGTACCCGGTCACGGTGACGATCCCCGAGCTGCAGGTGGAGGTCAGCTGGTCGTCGGCAGCCGACGTGGAGCCCATCATCATCGACTCCGTCGAACCGTGGAGCGCGGAGTCGCCACGGCTGTATGAGGCTCAGCTGACGTCTACAGGTGAGCAGGTGACCCTTCGGCTCGGCTTCCGCACGGTCAAGATCAACGGCGACATCTTCACCGTGAACGGCCGCCGAGTGGTCTTCCACGGGATGAACCGACACGAGACCCATCCGGTCCGCGGCCGCGCCTTCGACGAGGCTCACGCCCGCGCCGACATGATCTTGATGAAGCAGCACAACGTCAACGCGATCCGCACCAGCCACTATCCCCCCCACCCGCGGGTCCTCGACCTGGCCGACGAGCTGGGCTTCTGGGTGATCGACGAGTGCGACCTGGAGACCCACGGCTTCGCCTACCTGGACTGGGTTGGCAACCCGAGTGACGACCCGCGTTGGGAGTCGGCCTACCTGGACCGGATCGAACGCACCGTCGAACGGGACAAGAACCACCCGTCGGTGATCATTTGGTCGTTGGGCAACGAGTCGGGCACCGGCCGGAACCTGGCAGCCATGTCGCAGTGGGTGCACGGTCGAGACACCGGGCGGCCGGTCCACTACGAGGGCGACTACACCGGTGCCTACACCGACGTCTACTCCAGGATGTACTCCAACCTGATCGAGACCGCCAACATCGGTGGTGAGAGCGGTGCCGTGCTCAACTGCGGCCCAGCCGAGGGGCAGCGGGTCCGGAGCAAGCCGTTCCTGCTCTGCGAGTACGCGCACGCGATGGGCAACGGGCCGGGAGCCCTGAGCGAGTACGACGCACTGACCGAGACCTACCCACGCCTGCACGGCGGCTTCATCTGGGAGTGGCGCGACCACGGCCTGCTGACCCACACCGAGGACGGCACCGAGTTCTACGGCTACGGCGGTGACTTCGGCGAGGTCGTGCACGACGGCAACTTCGTGATGGACGGGATGGTGCTGCCCGATGACACTCCGACGCCCGGCCTGGCCGAGTTCGCCCAGGTGTCGCAGCCGATCAGGTTCGGGGATCTGGCCGACGATGGCACCCTGCAGATCAGGAACCGCTACCACTCGGTCGGCTCGGACCACCTGCGGTTCGTCGCCGTACTCGAGGTGGACGGTGATCTTGTGCAGGAGAGCGACCTCGAGGTGCCGCCGTTGGCCGCCGGCCAGACTGTGGCTGTGTCCCTGCCGAAGGCCGTGCTGGCCGCGGCCGAGGACGGTGAGAGCTGGCTGTCCGTCCGAGCCGAGCTGAGCGATGACTCCCCCTGGGCTCCGGCCGGTCATGTGGTCGCCCGCGGCCAGTACGAGCTGACGCCGGTGCAGCGTCCGGCCGTGCTCGCCGCGCCTCGGGTCCCGAACCCGGCAGCGCCGACGACGGCCACCCTCACCCTGGGTGCAGCGGGGCTCGAGGCCGCCTTCGACGCGGTCACCGGCGGCCTGACCAGGCTCGGCTCGATGACGGTGGCCGGGCCGCGGCTCGAGCTGTGGCGCGGCCCCACCGACAACGACCGTGGTGGCTCCGGCGGCTCGTATGAGCTCGGCGACCCCGACCTGACCGACGGTCAGGGCATGCCAGGTCCGACCTCGGAGCAGCGGTGGCGCCAGCGCGGGCTCGACCGGCTGGTGCACCGGACCAAGGAGGTGCTTGTCGGCGACCAGGCTCTGGTGGTGCACACCAGGGTCAGTGCGGCGAACAGCGGCCGGCACGTGGAGACCAGCTATCGCTGGTTCGTGCACGACGGAAGGCTGGCCCTGCGGGTGGACGTCGCTCCCTCGCCGGGCTGGGACTGCACCTGGCCCCGGGTGGGTGTCCGTTTCGACCTGCCCACCGAGGTCAGCCAGGCGACCTGGTTCGGCTCCGGTCCGAACGAGGCCTACGCCGACAGCAGGGCCGCTGCCCGGGTGGGTCGGTTCCAGGCCGGGATCGACGAGCTGAGCGTGCGCTACTCGAGGCCGCAGGAGACGGGGCACCGGCCGGAGCTGCGATGGCTCGAGCTCGGCGACGGGAACAAGGCGGTGCTGCGGCTCAGCACCACCGCCGACCGGACCGGCCACCGGCCTGGGTTCACGCTGAGCAGGCACACACCGCAGCAGCTGGATCGGGCGCCGCACCCGCACGAGCTGCCGCGCAATGAGAACGTCTACCTGTTCATCGACGACGCGCAGCACGGACTCGGCTCACGGGCCTGCGGACTCGACGTCCTGCCCGAGCATGCGCTCTGGCCCGGCGCCCGGTCGTTCACCGTGCTGTTCGAGACGCCGTAG